A stretch of Bacillus pseudomycoides DNA encodes these proteins:
- a CDS encoding (2,3-dihydroxybenzoyl)adenylate synthase — translation MLTGCQEWPKEFADRYKEEGCWRGETFGEMLRERAMKHGDQIAVTIGENHLSYSELDKRVDRLATGFLNLGIKQTDRVVLQLPNITEFFEVCFALFRIGALPVFALPSHRSSEISYFCEFAEATAYIISDKQLGFDYRKLAREVKDKVPTLQHVIVVGEAEEFVGIRDLYMNPINLPEVKSSDVAFLQLSGGTTGLSKLIPRTHDDYIYSLRVSAEICKMDQGSVYLAVLPVAHNYPLSSPGTLGTLYAGGRIVLASGGSPDEAFSLIEKERVTITALVPPLAMIWLDAIDSRNNDLSSLQVLQVGGAKFSAEVAKRIRSTFGCTLQQVFGMAEGLVNYTRLDDPEEIIIHTQGRPMSEFDEIRVVDEGDNEVEPGQVGSLLTRGPYTIRGYYKAEEHNAKSFTPDGFYRTGDLVKINKQGYLVVEGRDKDQINRGGEKVAAEEVENHLLAHAAVHDVAIVSMPDDYLGERTCAFVITRGQAPTVGELKMFLRNRGIAAYKIPDRIEFIDSFPQTGVGKVSKKELRKAIAEKLKTTINS, via the coding sequence ATGTTAACAGGATGCCAGGAGTGGCCAAAGGAATTTGCAGATCGATATAAAGAAGAGGGATGCTGGCGCGGAGAGACCTTTGGAGAGATGCTGCGAGAACGTGCGATGAAACATGGTGACCAAATTGCAGTGACAATTGGCGAAAATCACTTAAGTTATAGTGAACTGGACAAAAGAGTGGATCGGTTAGCTACAGGATTTCTAAATTTGGGAATTAAACAAACGGATCGAGTGGTTCTTCAGTTACCAAATATTACGGAGTTTTTCGAAGTCTGCTTTGCGCTTTTTCGAATTGGTGCACTTCCAGTTTTTGCTTTGCCCTCACACCGAAGTAGTGAAATAAGCTATTTTTGTGAATTTGCTGAAGCGACTGCTTATATTATTTCTGATAAACAACTTGGATTCGACTATCGAAAACTTGCAAGAGAAGTAAAAGACAAAGTTCCAACGCTGCAACATGTAATCGTTGTAGGAGAGGCGGAGGAATTTGTAGGAATTCGTGATCTCTATATGAATCCGATCAATTTGCCAGAAGTGAAATCTAGCGATGTAGCTTTCTTACAATTATCAGGTGGAACAACAGGGTTATCTAAATTAATTCCAAGAACACATGATGACTATATTTATAGTTTAAGAGTGAGTGCTGAAATTTGTAAAATGGATCAAGGTAGTGTGTATCTTGCTGTCCTTCCAGTTGCACATAACTATCCCCTCAGTTCACCGGGGACTCTTGGAACGTTATATGCCGGAGGGCGGATTGTTCTAGCTTCTGGGGGAAGTCCAGATGAAGCGTTCTCCCTTATTGAGAAAGAACGTGTCACGATTACAGCACTTGTGCCACCCCTTGCAATGATATGGCTTGACGCAATAGATTCACGTAATAATGATTTATCTAGCCTTCAAGTTTTACAGGTAGGCGGCGCAAAGTTTAGCGCGGAAGTGGCCAAGCGTATACGTTCAACATTCGGTTGTACATTGCAACAAGTATTTGGTATGGCAGAAGGACTAGTAAATTACACAAGACTTGATGATCCAGAAGAAATCATTATTCATACGCAAGGAAGACCGATGTCAGAGTTCGATGAAATTCGTGTCGTTGATGAAGGTGATAATGAAGTGGAACCTGGACAAGTTGGGAGTTTATTAACTCGTGGACCATATACAATTCGTGGATATTACAAAGCTGAAGAACATAATGCGAAATCCTTTACTCCGGATGGTTTTTACCGCACAGGTGATCTTGTCAAAATAAATAAGCAAGGTTATTTAGTAGTTGAAGGACGCGATAAGGATCAGATTAATCGTGGCGGAGAAAAAGTTGCAGCTGAAGAAGTTGAAAATCATCTGTTAGCTCATGCAGCGGTGCATGATGTAGCAATTGTATCTATGCCAGACGATTATTTAGGGGAGCGTACTTGTGCTTTTGTAATAACTCGCGGGCAAGCACCTACTGTCGGGGAGTTGAAAATGTTTTTAAGGAATCGAGGAATTGCAGCATATAAGATTCCAGATCGCATCGAATTTATCGACTCGTTTCCACAAACTGGTGTCGGAAAAGTGAGTAAGAAAGAATTACGAAAAGCAATTGCTGAAAAATTAAAAACTACTATCAATTCGTAG
- a CDS encoding isochorismatase has product MAIPTISVYPMPLDSDLPSNKVTWKPDPKRAVLLVHDMQEYFLDAYRAEESPRVELISNIQLIRKTCKELGVPVVYTAQPGGQTLKQRGLLQDFWGSGIPEGPHKQKIVDELTPDENDIFLTKWRYSAFKKTNLLEILHKQGRDQLIICGVYAHIGCLLTACEAFMDGIQPFFIADAVADFSQEHHKQALQYASDRCAVTTMTSLLVADLQSLTETSKVEENIGFTIQSVREQVAELLRELPADIGDDEDLLNRGLDSVRIMSLVEKWRQVGVEVTFADLAERPTVYDWFHMVSSQEEKVLSNTDR; this is encoded by the coding sequence ATGGCTATTCCAACTATCTCAGTATACCCAATGCCATTAGATTCAGATTTACCAAGTAATAAAGTAACGTGGAAGCCAGATCCAAAACGTGCAGTTCTTCTTGTTCATGACATGCAAGAGTACTTTCTAGATGCATATCGTGCAGAGGAATCACCAAGAGTAGAACTGATTTCAAATATTCAATTGATCAGAAAAACATGTAAAGAACTTGGCGTTCCTGTCGTTTATACTGCACAACCAGGTGGACAAACGCTAAAGCAAAGGGGATTATTACAAGATTTCTGGGGATCGGGCATTCCTGAAGGGCCTCATAAGCAAAAAATTGTAGATGAGCTTACTCCTGATGAGAATGATATTTTCCTTACAAAATGGAGATACAGTGCTTTTAAGAAAACAAATCTTCTAGAGATTTTACATAAACAAGGGCGCGATCAGCTTATTATTTGTGGAGTATATGCACATATCGGATGCCTCTTAACAGCATGTGAAGCATTTATGGATGGAATACAACCATTCTTCATTGCGGATGCAGTTGCTGATTTTTCACAAGAACATCATAAACAAGCTTTGCAGTATGCATCTGATCGATGTGCAGTGACTACAATGACAAGCTTATTAGTAGCAGATTTACAGAGTTTAACAGAAACTTCTAAGGTAGAAGAGAATATAGGATTCACAATACAATCAGTGCGTGAACAAGTTGCTGAATTGCTTCGTGAATTACCAGCAGATATTGGGGATGATGAAGATTTATTAAATAGAGGGCTCGACTCAGTTAGAATTATGAGTTTAGTAGAGAAATGGCGCCAAGTAGGTGTAGAAGTTACATTCGCAGATTTGGCTGAGCGTCCAACAGTTTATGACTGGTTTCATATGGTGTCCTCTCAAGAAGAAAAGGTGCTGTCAAATACAGATAGATAA
- a CDS encoding non-ribosomal peptide synthetase, with amino-acid sequence MSHCQKVRHSLSGAQTGMWFAQQLDPENPIYNTGEYIEIHGSVDVKTFELAVRKVVMEAESLHVHFEEDEKGTWQVTDASPEFHMHIIDVSKEENPQKAAEAWMEADLSTPVNLKRDKLYAEALFKIDSNRFFWYQRIHHIVMDGYGFSLLAGRVAKVYTAFMSNQSYDERPFGSLYTILEEDATYRASEQLKKDRSFWLERFQDQPEVVSLAERAPRTSKGFLRQTAHLSRLSAESLKKVAHDCKANWPDLIIAATAIYIQKLTSAEDVILGLPMMGRLGSASINTPGMVMNVVPLRLSISSNMSFAEVVKRVSNEIRNIHLHHKYRHEELRRDLKLLGENQRLFGPIINVMPFDYSLSFAGNHGVKHNLSAGPVDDLSINVSNEFGGNGFRINFDANPEVYSLDELLTHKKRFVNLLENISDLQVDSPIDKLELLLFEERKQVLVEWNQTTKENSFVSVPALIEKQVSKSPDSIAVVCDGIELTYKELNEQVNRLAHFLLERGVQSKQFVALAFPRSVEMVIGMLAVLKTGAAYLPIDPEYPEDRITYILSDAQPACILTHSSILANLPNEDHTQRIVLDNKDTKEELRRYSKNNLNSFDGVSLLNPAYTIYTSGSTGRPKGVVVPMQSLSNFLLAMQDQFSLGAHDRLLAVTTFAFDISALEIYLPLISGASVQVAQKETVQDSSALTEIIQKKSITIMQATPTLWHTLVTDYPERLIGLKVLVGGEALPSNLASKLKELNCHVTNLYGPTETTIWSTFMDMNEEESGIPSIGRPIWNTEVYVLDAGLQPVPPGVVGELYIAGTGLANGYLGRPELTAERFVANPFGKPGTRMYRTGDLVKWRKEGSLDYVSRADYQIKIRGFRIELSEVETVLSQHPHVEQVVVIVREDQPGDKRLVAYIVSDAEGNLDLTEIRTYAAESLPGYMIPSAIMMMSELPLTPNGKINRKVLPAPDFNLLVSERVARNPQEEILCDLFAEVLSIARIGIDDNFFEIGGHSLLAARLMGRIRETLGVELGIAKLFESPTVAKLVKQLDSTQSARPAIQKVERPKEVPLSFAQRRLWFLNCLEGPSPTYNIPVVIRMSGELNREALQAAFYDVVDRHETLRTIFPNKFGTSYQQILETAEVNPTLIVTQTTESELSKVLAEAVRYSFNLAEEPAIRMELFEINPDEHVLLVLLHHIVGDGWSLNPLSRDLAAAYQAHCKGESVQWKSLSVQYADYALWQQELLGNESLEDSLISQQIEFWKEELKGLPDQLELPTDYQRPVETSYRGETIDFHVNPELHERLLELARKNGVSLFMVLQSGLAALLTRLGAGTDIPIGSPIAGRNDDALGDIVGLFVNTLVLRTDTSGDPSFSELLSRVRKVNLSAYENQDVPFERLVEVLNPVRSRNSHPLFQIMLAYQNTPEATLDIPNLETHLEIKSVGSSKFDMTIEISEHSTSEGQPNGLHGLLEFSTDLFKRETAQKLVSRFIRLLEDAVQDPEQSIGRLEILGEEERQTILEKWNGGFQIAPEMTLPELFEKQVYLTPNEIAVVFEDTTLSYTELNKRSNKLARLLIEKGVGPEQMVALAMPRSLDMVVSLLAVLKAGAGYLPLDPDYPSDRISFMLSDAKPVCMITNTKVTIESEETEAIVVDDLKTMETLNKYGEENIENVERIQPLSPLHIAYVIYTSGSTGRPKGVMIPHQNVVRLLGATDHWFQFDSNDSWTMFHSYAFDFSVWEIWGPLLYGGRLVIVPHTVSRSPREFLNLLVQERVTVLNQTPSAFYQLMQADRENAQLGQKLSLRYVVFGGEALELSRLEDWYSRHPENAPKLINMYGITETTVHVSYIELDQNIVSLRANSLIGCSIPDLKVYVLDNYLQPVPPGVVGEMYVAGAGLARGYLGRAGLTAERFIADPYGKPGTRAYRTGDLARWRQDGTLDYIGRADHQIKIRGFRIELGEIEAVVMQHPHVEQVTVIVREDQPGDQRLVAYIVPSQHVNIDTAEMRQYVGLSLPDYMVPYAFVMISELPLTPNGKLDRKALPVPEFTVSTKSRGPRTPKEEVLCDLFTEVLNLPRIGIDDGFFDLGGHSLLAVQLMSRIRESLGVELSIGSLFAAPTVAGLAERLEMGTSQSALDVILPLRTSGEQLPMFCVHPAGGLSWCYAGLMKSLGSDHPIYGVQARGIAKSEELPKSLEEMAADYLEHIREIQPHGPYRLLGWSLGGNVVHAMATHLQNQGEEVELLVMLDSYPGHFLPNTEAPTEEEALIALLALGGYDPDNMDGKPLEMANAIEILRRDGSALASLEEETILNLKETYVNSVGLLGKYDPKQFHGNIVFFRSTIIPEWFDPISPDTWLNYIDGEIEQYDIDCRHKDLCQPGPLTEIGQVLASRQQRVKGVSKV; translated from the coding sequence ATGTCTCATTGTCAAAAGGTTCGTCATTCATTGTCAGGTGCGCAAACGGGTATGTGGTTTGCGCAGCAACTTGATCCAGAAAATCCAATTTATAATACAGGTGAGTACATAGAAATACATGGTTCAGTTGATGTAAAAACATTTGAATTAGCGGTGCGTAAGGTTGTAATGGAAGCTGAATCTTTACATGTTCACTTTGAAGAAGATGAGAAAGGGACATGGCAAGTTACCGATGCTTCTCCTGAATTTCATATGCATATAATCGATGTTAGTAAAGAAGAGAACCCTCAAAAAGCCGCCGAAGCTTGGATGGAAGCAGATTTATCTACACCGGTTAATCTGAAAAGGGACAAGCTGTATGCCGAGGCACTTTTTAAAATCGATTCTAATCGTTTCTTTTGGTATCAGCGCATTCACCACATTGTGATGGATGGCTACGGCTTTTCGTTACTTGCAGGGCGAGTAGCAAAAGTATATACGGCATTTATGAGTAATCAATCGTATGATGAGAGACCATTTGGTTCTTTATATACCATTTTGGAGGAGGACGCTACATATCGAGCGTCAGAGCAACTTAAGAAAGATCGTAGCTTTTGGTTAGAACGATTCCAAGATCAACCAGAAGTAGTAAGTTTGGCGGAACGCGCTCCTAGGACATCAAAGGGGTTCCTTCGCCAAACAGCGCACTTGTCTCGTTTAAGTGCAGAATCTTTAAAAAAGGTTGCACATGATTGTAAGGCAAATTGGCCGGATCTTATCATCGCTGCAACTGCTATCTATATACAGAAGTTAACAAGTGCGGAAGATGTAATTTTAGGTTTACCAATGATGGGACGTTTAGGATCCGCATCGATTAATACTCCTGGTATGGTTATGAATGTTGTTCCACTTAGATTGTCTATAAGCTCTAATATGAGTTTTGCTGAGGTTGTAAAGCGGGTTTCTAATGAAATTCGTAATATACATCTTCATCATAAATATCGTCATGAAGAATTACGCCGAGACCTTAAATTATTAGGAGAAAATCAAAGATTATTTGGCCCGATAATTAATGTCATGCCATTTGATTATAGTCTGAGTTTCGCAGGAAATCATGGTGTTAAACATAATCTTTCAGCAGGCCCGGTTGATGACCTTTCAATAAATGTGTCAAATGAGTTTGGCGGAAATGGCTTCAGGATTAATTTTGATGCAAACCCTGAAGTATATAGCTTAGATGAGTTACTAACTCACAAAAAGAGATTTGTCAATCTTCTGGAAAATATCTCGGATCTTCAGGTAGATTCACCGATTGACAAACTAGAACTTTTACTTTTTGAGGAACGCAAGCAAGTTTTAGTAGAGTGGAATCAAACTACGAAAGAAAATTCATTCGTAAGTGTACCTGCGCTCATTGAAAAACAAGTAAGTAAATCTCCTGATTCTATTGCCGTGGTATGTGATGGGATAGAGCTTACTTATAAAGAATTAAATGAACAGGTAAATCGACTTGCTCATTTCTTGTTAGAACGGGGAGTTCAATCTAAACAATTTGTAGCGTTAGCATTTCCAAGATCTGTAGAGATGGTTATCGGGATGTTAGCAGTTCTGAAGACGGGAGCAGCGTATTTACCAATTGATCCAGAATATCCAGAGGATCGAATTACATATATACTAAGCGACGCTCAGCCTGCCTGTATTCTAACACATTCTTCTATTTTGGCTAATCTACCGAATGAGGATCATACACAAAGAATCGTACTTGATAATAAAGATACAAAAGAGGAGTTAAGAAGATATTCGAAAAATAATTTAAATTCATTTGATGGTGTATCACTTTTAAATCCTGCATATACAATCTATACTTCGGGATCAACAGGTAGGCCAAAAGGTGTAGTTGTGCCAATGCAAAGTTTAAGTAACTTTTTATTGGCAATGCAAGATCAATTTTCACTGGGTGCACATGATCGTTTATTAGCTGTTACAACCTTTGCATTTGATATTTCTGCTTTAGAAATTTATTTACCACTTATTAGTGGAGCGAGTGTTCAAGTTGCACAAAAAGAAACGGTTCAAGATTCTTCAGCTTTAACAGAGATCATCCAAAAGAAAAGTATTACAATTATGCAAGCTACACCAACACTTTGGCACACACTTGTAACAGATTATCCAGAAAGATTAATAGGACTTAAAGTTCTTGTTGGTGGTGAGGCGCTTCCATCGAATCTCGCATCTAAGTTAAAAGAATTAAATTGCCATGTTACAAATCTTTATGGGCCAACAGAGACAACAATTTGGTCAACTTTTATGGATATGAATGAAGAAGAGAGTGGTATACCTTCTATTGGAAGACCGATTTGGAATACAGAGGTGTATGTACTAGATGCTGGGTTACAACCAGTACCACCTGGAGTGGTGGGAGAATTATACATTGCTGGTACGGGACTTGCTAATGGATATTTAGGAAGACCAGAATTAACAGCTGAACGATTTGTTGCTAATCCATTTGGGAAACCTGGTACACGAATGTATCGCACAGGTGACCTTGTTAAATGGCGTAAGGAGGGTTCGTTAGATTATGTGAGCCGCGCTGACTATCAAATTAAGATTCGTGGATTCCGTATCGAGTTATCTGAAGTGGAAACTGTATTATCTCAGCACCCTCATGTGGAGCAAGTTGTTGTCATTGTTCGAGAAGATCAACCTGGCGATAAACGTTTGGTTGCTTACATTGTATCTGATGCTGAAGGCAATCTTGACCTTACAGAAATTCGAACATATGCAGCAGAGAGTTTACCAGGTTATATGATACCGTCAGCAATTATGATGATGTCTGAATTGCCATTAACACCGAACGGCAAGATTAATCGGAAAGTGTTGCCAGCGCCTGATTTTAATTTACTTGTCAGTGAACGTGTAGCTAGAAATCCACAAGAAGAAATTTTATGTGATTTATTTGCAGAAGTGCTTAGTATAGCGCGGATTGGAATTGATGATAATTTCTTTGAAATAGGCGGACATTCTCTGTTAGCTGCCCGGTTGATGGGACGTATTCGTGAAACATTAGGTGTGGAATTAGGCATTGCAAAATTATTTGAATCACCTACAGTCGCTAAACTAGTTAAACAATTAGATAGCACGCAGAGTGCAAGGCCAGCTATTCAGAAAGTAGAGCGTCCAAAAGAAGTACCGCTTTCTTTTGCACAGCGTCGTTTATGGTTCTTGAACTGCTTAGAAGGTCCAAGCCCAACTTACAATATTCCAGTAGTCATTCGAATGTCTGGTGAATTGAATCGAGAAGCTTTACAAGCTGCATTTTATGATGTTGTAGATCGACATGAGACACTTCGAACTATTTTTCCTAACAAGTTTGGTACGTCATATCAGCAAATTTTAGAGACTGCTGAGGTAAATCCTACTTTAATTGTTACGCAGACAACTGAGTCAGAATTATCTAAGGTACTTGCTGAAGCTGTAAGATATAGCTTTAATCTTGCAGAAGAGCCAGCTATTCGTATGGAGCTTTTTGAAATAAATCCAGATGAACATGTGTTACTTGTATTGTTGCATCATATTGTAGGAGATGGATGGTCATTAAATCCATTGTCAAGAGACCTAGCGGCTGCGTATCAAGCACATTGTAAAGGTGAATCAGTTCAGTGGAAGTCACTTTCAGTACAGTATGCCGATTACGCCCTTTGGCAACAAGAACTATTAGGAAATGAGAGTTTGGAGGATAGTCTCATTTCACAACAAATTGAGTTTTGGAAAGAAGAGCTGAAGGGATTACCAGATCAACTAGAGTTACCTACAGATTATCAACGTCCTGTGGAAACAAGCTATCGGGGAGAAACGATAGATTTTCATGTGAATCCAGAGTTACATGAGCGACTATTAGAGCTTGCTCGTAAAAATGGTGTTAGTTTGTTTATGGTTCTACAATCCGGACTTGCTGCCTTACTTACAAGATTAGGGGCAGGAACCGATATTCCAATAGGGAGCCCAATAGCTGGACGTAATGATGATGCACTTGGAGATATTGTTGGATTATTTGTGAATACACTTGTTCTACGTACAGATACATCTGGAGATCCTAGCTTTAGTGAACTATTAAGCAGGGTGCGTAAAGTTAACCTTTCGGCATATGAAAATCAAGATGTTCCGTTTGAACGACTTGTTGAAGTATTAAACCCTGTGCGTTCGAGAAATAGTCATCCACTATTCCAAATTATGTTAGCCTATCAAAATACACCAGAGGCTACACTTGATATACCGAATCTAGAAACGCATCTTGAGATTAAGAGTGTTGGTTCTTCAAAGTTTGATATGACGATAGAAATAAGTGAACATAGTACATCTGAAGGTCAGCCAAATGGGTTACATGGTTTACTTGAATTTAGTACAGATTTATTTAAGCGTGAGACAGCTCAAAAACTTGTGAGTCGTTTCATTCGTTTATTAGAAGATGCAGTACAAGATCCAGAACAATCTATTGGACGTTTAGAAATTTTGGGAGAAGAAGAGCGTCAAACAATACTTGAAAAATGGAATGGCGGCTTTCAAATTGCGCCTGAAATGACGTTGCCGGAATTGTTTGAGAAACAAGTTTACTTAACACCAAATGAAATTGCTGTCGTATTTGAGGACACTACACTAAGTTATACAGAATTAAATAAGAGATCAAATAAACTGGCACGTCTGTTAATTGAAAAAGGGGTAGGCCCAGAGCAAATGGTTGCTTTGGCGATGCCAAGATCTCTTGATATGGTCGTAAGTTTGTTAGCAGTTTTAAAAGCGGGGGCGGGATATTTACCACTAGATCCTGATTATCCATCAGACCGAATTTCATTCATGCTAAGTGATGCTAAGCCTGTTTGTATGATTACGAACACAAAAGTGACAATAGAAAGTGAAGAAACCGAAGCGATTGTAGTAGATGATCTCAAAACAATGGAGACATTAAACAAATATGGTGAAGAGAATATAGAAAATGTAGAACGAATACAGCCATTATCACCTTTACACATCGCTTATGTAATTTATACATCCGGTTCAACAGGTAGACCAAAAGGTGTAATGATTCCTCATCAAAATGTTGTAAGACTATTAGGAGCAACTGATCATTGGTTCCAATTTGATTCAAATGATAGTTGGACAATGTTCCATTCTTACGCGTTTGATTTCTCAGTTTGGGAAATTTGGGGACCCTTACTGTATGGAGGGCGTCTCGTTATTGTACCGCATACAGTAAGTCGTTCGCCTAGAGAATTTTTAAATCTGCTTGTCCAGGAAAGAGTAACTGTTTTAAATCAGACACCATCAGCGTTTTACCAACTTATGCAAGCAGATCGCGAAAATGCTCAATTAGGTCAGAAGCTTTCTTTACGATATGTCGTTTTTGGCGGAGAAGCACTGGAATTAAGTCGTCTAGAAGATTGGTATAGTCGTCACCCAGAAAACGCGCCTAAGCTTATTAATATGTATGGTATTACAGAAACAACTGTACACGTAAGTTATATCGAGCTGGATCAAAATATTGTATCCTTGCGAGCAAACAGCTTAATTGGATGTAGTATACCAGATCTTAAGGTATACGTATTAGATAACTACTTACAACCTGTCCCACCGGGGGTAGTGGGGGAAATGTATGTTGCAGGAGCAGGACTTGCCCGTGGATATTTAGGTCGTGCGGGTTTAACTGCAGAACGATTTATAGCAGATCCATACGGGAAACCAGGTACTCGCGCGTATCGTACAGGAGATTTAGCGCGTTGGCGTCAAGATGGCACATTAGATTATATAGGTCGTGCAGATCATCAAATAAAGATTCGAGGTTTCCGAATTGAACTTGGTGAAATTGAAGCGGTTGTTATGCAGCATCCTCATGTCGAACAAGTTACTGTCATTGTACGTGAAGATCAGCCTGGTGATCAGCGATTAGTCGCCTATATTGTTCCGTCACAACATGTAAACATTGATACAGCTGAAATGCGTCAATATGTAGGACTTAGTCTACCTGATTATATGGTGCCGTATGCTTTCGTTATGATAAGTGAATTACCTTTAACTCCAAATGGTAAGTTAGATCGTAAGGCATTACCAGTACCTGAATTTACGGTATCTACTAAAAGCCGAGGACCAAGAACACCAAAAGAGGAAGTTTTATGTGATTTATTTACAGAAGTTTTGAATTTACCTCGAATTGGTATTGATGATGGTTTCTTTGATCTTGGCGGTCATTCCTTACTTGCTGTGCAGTTAATGAGCCGGATCAGGGAATCGCTAGGAGTAGAGTTAAGTATTGGTAGCTTATTTGCGGCACCGACAGTTGCAGGCCTTGCCGAAAGACTTGAGATGGGGACGAGCCAAAGTGCACTAGATGTAATCTTGCCATTAAGAACAAGTGGTGAACAACTACCTATGTTCTGTGTACATCCAGCAGGTGGACTTAGCTGGTGTTATGCTGGATTAATGAAGTCTTTAGGAAGCGATCATCCAATTTATGGTGTACAGGCACGCGGTATCGCCAAAAGTGAAGAGCTTCCAAAATCATTAGAGGAAATGGCTGCTGACTATCTTGAGCACATTCGTGAAATACAGCCACATGGCCCGTATAGATTGTTAGGTTGGTCTCTCGGGGGAAATGTTGTTCATGCAATGGCAACACATTTGCAAAATCAAGGAGAAGAAGTTGAACTACTTGTCATGCTGGATTCTTATCCTGGTCACTTTTTACCAAATACAGAAGCACCTACTGAGGAAGAAGCGCTTATTGCGCTACTTGCATTAGGAGGATATGATCCAGATAACATGGACGGGAAACCACTTGAAATGGCAAATGCTATTGAAATACTTCGCAGGGATGGTAGTGCATTAGCGAGTCTGGAAGAGGAAACAATTTTGAACTTGAAAGAAACTTACGTAAATTCTGTTGGTCTGTTAGGAAAGTATGATCCAAAACAATTCCATGGCAACATTGTATTCTTTAGATCAACAATCATACCAGAATGGTTTGATCCGATTTCTCCAGATACATGGCTTAACTATATCGATGGAGAAATTGAACAATATGATATTGATTGTCGACATAAAGATTTATGTCAACCAGGACCACTTACAGAAATTGGGCAAGTATTAGCTAGTAGACAGCAAAGGGTGAAAGGGGTAAGTAAAGTATGA
- a CDS encoding MbtH family protein, which yields MTNPFENDNFMYKVLVNKEGQHSVWPAFLDVPAGWDVVHEQDSRQGCLAYIELHWGDMQPKSLHSLECVSVGE from the coding sequence ATGACGAATCCATTTGAAAACGATAACTTTATGTATAAAGTGTTAGTAAATAAGGAAGGCCAACATTCTGTCTGGCCAGCCTTTCTCGATGTACCAGCTGGGTGGGATGTTGTTCATGAACAAGATAGTAGACAAGGTTGTCTTGCGTATATCGAATTACACTGGGGTGATATGCAGCCAAAGAGTCTTCACTCACTTGAATGCGTTTCAGTAGGGGAGTAG